The Streptomyces aurantiacus genome includes a region encoding these proteins:
- a CDS encoding sensor histidine kinase, which yields MTETTQTQTRPPGDGLRRSPEYQLVMDASRGLRQDLFDNAFAVRPLPRMRVDGPITRLLPPRLREWATRTPHVLVALAGVVTLLISLANNGGGDLAQLLTGTLAMGTILLTLLRPVAAFWISLAMTPVVALFDDGYGSNWPWLPGAFATHLVVLTVVALRTRPRTAAWMWGLTAAYGLFTEVFFGSSHYYTNTMPFLFVCALALLVVTVWHVRHDAARKVTAQQTVTATERSKRTLLEERTTIARELHDVVAHHMSVVAIQAEAAPYRVENPPPELEYAFSVIRENAVIALSELRRVLGVVRAEDYEAPDAPQPKLADLDRLLENVRDAGLQVDRTVTGAVRELPQGVELSAYRIVQEALSNSLRHAPGAAAKVEISYVLGGLGLRIVNGPATGLVKPSPGAGHGITGMRERVSMLDGEMTAEATDDGGYAVEVFLPVTAAVQTEDSA from the coding sequence GTGACCGAGACGACACAGACACAGACGAGGCCGCCAGGCGATGGCCTGCGGCGCAGTCCCGAGTACCAGCTCGTGATGGACGCGTCACGAGGGCTGCGGCAGGACCTGTTCGACAACGCCTTCGCCGTCCGCCCGCTTCCGCGGATGCGTGTGGACGGCCCCATCACCCGACTGCTGCCGCCGCGCCTGCGTGAGTGGGCCACCCGGACCCCGCACGTCCTGGTGGCACTGGCCGGCGTGGTGACACTGCTCATCTCCCTCGCGAACAACGGCGGCGGTGATCTCGCGCAGCTCCTGACCGGCACGCTCGCGATGGGCACGATCCTGCTGACGCTGCTCAGGCCGGTCGCCGCCTTCTGGATCTCCCTCGCGATGACACCGGTCGTGGCCCTGTTCGACGACGGCTATGGGAGCAACTGGCCCTGGCTGCCCGGCGCCTTCGCGACCCACCTCGTCGTGCTCACGGTCGTGGCGCTGCGGACCAGGCCCCGTACGGCGGCGTGGATGTGGGGGCTGACCGCGGCCTACGGCCTCTTCACCGAGGTCTTCTTCGGGAGCAGCCACTACTACACGAACACGATGCCCTTCCTGTTCGTGTGCGCCCTGGCGCTGCTGGTCGTCACGGTGTGGCATGTGCGGCACGACGCCGCGCGGAAGGTGACCGCCCAGCAGACCGTGACCGCGACCGAGCGTTCCAAGCGCACCCTTCTCGAAGAGCGCACGACCATCGCCCGCGAGTTGCACGACGTCGTCGCGCACCACATGTCGGTCGTCGCCATCCAGGCGGAGGCCGCGCCCTACCGCGTGGAGAACCCCCCGCCGGAGCTGGAGTACGCCTTCTCGGTGATCAGGGAGAACGCCGTCATCGCGCTCTCCGAGCTGCGCCGGGTCCTCGGCGTCGTCCGGGCCGAGGACTACGAGGCCCCGGACGCCCCGCAGCCCAAACTCGCGGACCTGGACCGCCTCCTGGAGAACGTGCGGGACGCAGGCCTTCAGGTGGACCGGACGGTCACGGGCGCGGTGCGTGAGCTTCCCCAGGGCGTCGAGCTGTCCGCCTACCGAATAGTCCAGGAGGCCCTGAGCAACAGCCTGCGCCATGCGCCGGGCGCCGCGGCCAAGGTGGAGATCAGCTATGTGCTCGGCGGACTGGGACTGCGGATCGTGAACGGTCCGGCGACCGGGCTCGTCAAGCCGTCACCGGGTGCCGGGCACGGCATCACGGGCATGAGGGAGAGAGTGTCGATGCTGGACGGGGAGATGACGGCGGAGGCGACGGACGACGGGGGCTATGCGGTCGAGGTCTTCCTGCCGGTCACGGCGGCCGTGCAGACGGAGGATTCGGCATGA
- a CDS encoding diacylglycerol kinase, translating into MSTSDQLLVVIDPVARHGDGEAVRIAKDVLSAGATTKVCLPDGPEEFDRVLARRGSRRPVVIGDDRALLRAVSLLHRRRELAGCALSLVPVGMSSGALTLSRALGVPMGAVAAARAVLDGAERRLDLLVDDSDGVVLGALRIPPLGRGAGGGPAGAGSPEEAGAHHHPWLRTCQSLVRTLAARPARAATASAPGPTRLRVEVDGVTLVDLDQPVEAVSITPGSSGGGARIQVRPASVGAEAAPLEATARTITVSGADFRYRADAVVGGPVRTRTWTVREGAWGLILPG; encoded by the coding sequence GTGTCGACTTCCGACCAGCTCCTGGTGGTCATCGACCCGGTCGCCCGTCACGGTGACGGTGAGGCGGTACGGATCGCGAAAGACGTGCTCAGCGCGGGTGCGACGACGAAAGTGTGCCTCCCCGACGGACCCGAGGAATTCGATCGGGTGCTCGCCCGGAGGGGCTCGCGGCGGCCTGTCGTGATCGGGGACGACCGGGCGCTTCTGCGTGCTGTGTCCCTTTTGCACCGGCGGCGCGAGTTGGCCGGATGTGCGCTGTCCCTGGTGCCGGTGGGCATGAGCAGCGGGGCCCTGACCCTCTCGCGGGCCCTCGGGGTGCCCATGGGGGCCGTCGCGGCGGCGCGGGCCGTGCTCGACGGGGCCGAGCGGCGGCTCGACCTGCTGGTCGACGACAGTGACGGGGTGGTGCTGGGCGCTCTGCGGATTCCGCCGCTGGGCCGGGGTGCCGGTGGCGGCCCGGCCGGGGCGGGTTCCCCGGAGGAGGCAGGCGCGCACCACCATCCCTGGCTCCGCACCTGCCAGTCCCTCGTCCGCACGCTCGCGGCACGGCCCGCCCGGGCCGCGACGGCTTCCGCGCCCGGGCCCACCCGGCTGCGGGTCGAGGTCGACGGGGTGACGCTGGTCGATCTGGACCAGCCAGTGGAGGCCGTGTCGATCACTCCGGGGAGCAGCGGCGGTGGCGCCCGGATCCAGGTCCGGCCCGCCTCGGTCGGCGCGGAGGCGGCGCCGCTGGAGGCCACGGCCAGGACCATCACCGTGTCCGGCGCGGACTTCCGCTACCGGGCGGACGCGGTGGTCGGCGGCCCCGTCCGCACCCGGACGTGGACGGTGCGGGAGGGAGCCTGGGGGCTCATACTGCCCGGGTGA
- a CDS encoding GntR family transcriptional regulator, which translates to MPGTGSGNGAVTRSTLRQQIADALRDEVLAGRLQPGQEFTVKEIAEQYGVSATPVREALVDLSAQGLLDADQHRGFRVHEYSLDDYRGMIEARTLVTESIFHGLLDPAATTTRGARAVLATRTDDPRTAAALAGVRRRGEEAQRAAAAGDLNILIGYDLRFWRELSGLFGNVHLADFLHRLRVQSWVCAVQHLRRVENLRGHLWAEHTDLVDALTRRDVAAAHAIVTAYNVHSLALIERLAQG; encoded by the coding sequence ATGCCCGGCACCGGCAGCGGCAATGGCGCCGTCACCCGCAGCACCCTGCGGCAGCAGATCGCGGACGCGCTCCGCGACGAGGTGCTGGCCGGACGCCTCCAGCCGGGCCAGGAGTTCACGGTCAAGGAGATCGCCGAGCAGTACGGCGTCTCCGCGACCCCCGTCCGCGAGGCCCTGGTCGACCTGTCGGCACAGGGCCTCCTGGACGCGGACCAGCATCGCGGGTTCCGCGTCCACGAGTACTCGCTGGACGACTACCGGGGCATGATCGAGGCCCGCACCCTGGTCACGGAGAGCATCTTCCACGGGCTGCTGGACCCGGCGGCCACCACCACCCGCGGCGCCCGCGCCGTGCTCGCCACCCGCACCGACGACCCGCGCACCGCCGCCGCGCTCGCCGGGGTGCGCCGCCGCGGCGAGGAGGCCCAGCGGGCCGCCGCGGCGGGCGACCTGAACATCCTCATCGGCTACGACCTGCGCTTCTGGCGCGAGCTCAGCGGCCTGTTCGGCAACGTCCACCTCGCCGACTTCCTGCACCGGCTGCGCGTCCAGTCGTGGGTGTGCGCGGTCCAGCACCTGCGCAGGGTCGAGAACCTGCGCGGTCATCTGTGGGCCGAGCACACGGACCTCGTGGACGCCCTCACGCGCCGGGACGTCGCAGCCGCGCACGCGATCGTCACGGCGTACAACGTCCACTCGCTGGCACTGATCGAGCGGCTGGCGCAGGGCTGA
- a CDS encoding response regulator, with the protein MTIRVLIADDQMMVREGFSVLLGAMPDIEVVGEAVNGREAVDRVRELAPDVVLMDIRMPEMNGIEATRAIVAADGAAKVLVLTTFDLDEYVYQALRAGASGFLLKDASARQLADGVRVVAAGEALLAPSVTKRLITEFSKISDEPRLSATAHAAYGDLTDRETEVLVLIAQGLSNAEIAGRLVVADSTIKTHVSRILVKLGLRDRTQAAVFAYEARLVTPG; encoded by the coding sequence ATGACCATCCGCGTACTGATCGCCGACGACCAGATGATGGTCCGCGAGGGGTTCTCGGTGCTGCTCGGCGCGATGCCGGACATCGAGGTCGTCGGCGAGGCGGTCAACGGCCGGGAGGCCGTCGACCGGGTCCGGGAGCTCGCGCCGGACGTCGTCCTGATGGACATCCGGATGCCCGAGATGAACGGCATCGAGGCGACACGAGCGATCGTGGCGGCGGACGGCGCGGCGAAGGTGCTCGTGCTGACGACGTTCGACCTCGACGAGTACGTGTACCAGGCGCTGCGCGCCGGGGCGTCGGGCTTCCTCCTGAAGGACGCCTCGGCCCGGCAGCTCGCGGACGGGGTGCGGGTGGTCGCGGCCGGTGAGGCGCTGCTGGCGCCCTCGGTGACGAAGCGGCTGATCACGGAGTTCTCGAAAATCTCCGACGAACCCCGCCTCTCGGCGACCGCCCACGCGGCGTACGGGGATCTGACCGACCGGGAGACGGAGGTGCTGGTCCTCATCGCCCAGGGCCTGTCCAACGCGGAGATAGCCGGCCGCCTGGTCGTCGCGGACTCCACCATCAAGACCCACGTGAGCCGCATCCTCGTGAAACTGGGTCTGCGGGACCGCACGCAGGCAGCGGTGTTCGCGTACGAGGCCCGCCTGGTGACACCGGGCTGA
- a CDS encoding type 1 glutamine amidotransferase family protein, which yields MTRKPVYLAVYDTFADWETGHTTAYLARAGYEIRTVGASGDPVTSIGGLRVLPDVALDDVRPEDGALLILPGADLWDTGDELAPFARKAGEFLAADVPVAAICGGTAGLAREGLLDDRTHTSAVSFYLAATGYQGGERYVDADAVTDGKLITAGPTDPVAFAREVFGLLGVYEGEVLDAWYRLFHDSDAQAYAVLEAAGQ from the coding sequence ATGACCCGCAAGCCCGTGTACCTCGCCGTCTACGACACGTTCGCCGACTGGGAGACCGGCCACACGACCGCGTATCTCGCCCGGGCCGGCTACGAGATCCGGACGGTCGGCGCGTCCGGCGACCCGGTGACCTCGATCGGCGGGCTGCGCGTCCTGCCCGACGTCGCACTCGACGACGTACGCCCCGAGGACGGCGCGCTGCTGATCCTGCCGGGAGCCGATCTGTGGGACACGGGCGACGAGCTCGCGCCCTTCGCCCGCAAGGCGGGGGAGTTCCTGGCCGCCGACGTGCCCGTCGCCGCGATCTGCGGCGGCACCGCGGGCCTCGCCCGCGAGGGCCTGCTCGACGACCGGACCCACACCAGCGCCGTCTCCTTCTATCTGGCCGCCACCGGCTACCAGGGCGGCGAGCGGTACGTGGACGCCGACGCCGTGACGGACGGCAAGCTGATCACCGCCGGGCCCACCGACCCCGTCGCGTTCGCCCGGGAGGTCTTCGGACTGCTCGGCGTGTACGAGGGAGAGGTGCTCGACGCCTGGTACCGGCTGTTCCACGACTCGGACGCGCAGGCCTACGCGGTCCTCGAGGCGGCCGGGCAGTGA
- a CDS encoding adenylosuccinate synthase, protein MPALVLLGAQWGDEGKGKATDLLGGSVDYVVRYQGGNNAGHTVVVGDQKYALHLLPSGILSPGCTPVIGNGVVVDPSVLFSELNGLNERGVDTSKLLISGNAHIITPYNVTVDKVTERFLGKRKIGTTGRGIGPTYADKINRVGIRVQDLYDESILTQKVEAALDGKNQLLTKVFNRRAIEAEQVVEELLTYAEKLRPYVADTVLVLNKALEDDKVVLFEGGQGTLLDIDHGTYPFVTSSNPTAGGACTGSGVGPTKISRVIGILKAYTTRVGAGPFPTELFDEDGEALRRIGHERGVTTGRDRRCGWFDAVIARYATRVNGLTDFFLTKLDVLTGWEQIPVCVAYEIDGKRVEELPYSQTDFHHAKPVYEMLPGWSEDITKAKTFADLPKNAQDYVKALEEMSGAPISAIGVGPGRTETIEINSFLK, encoded by the coding sequence GTGCCCGCACTTGTGCTGCTCGGTGCTCAGTGGGGTGACGAAGGCAAGGGAAAGGCCACCGACCTGCTCGGTGGATCCGTGGACTATGTGGTGCGCTACCAGGGCGGCAACAACGCCGGTCATACGGTAGTCGTGGGCGATCAGAAGTACGCCCTCCACCTCCTCCCTTCCGGAATCCTCTCGCCGGGGTGTACTCCGGTCATCGGTAACGGAGTCGTCGTCGACCCGTCGGTCCTGTTCTCCGAGCTGAACGGACTGAACGAGCGAGGCGTCGACACCTCCAAACTCCTCATCAGCGGAAACGCGCACATCATCACGCCTTACAACGTGACGGTGGACAAGGTGACGGAACGCTTCCTCGGTAAGCGGAAGATCGGCACGACCGGCCGGGGCATCGGCCCGACCTACGCCGACAAGATCAACCGCGTCGGCATCCGCGTACAGGATCTGTACGACGAGTCGATCCTGACGCAGAAGGTCGAGGCGGCCCTCGACGGCAAGAACCAGCTCCTCACCAAGGTCTTCAACCGCCGGGCCATCGAGGCGGAGCAGGTGGTCGAGGAACTGCTGACGTACGCGGAGAAGCTGCGCCCGTACGTCGCCGACACGGTTCTCGTGCTCAACAAGGCCCTCGAGGACGACAAGGTGGTCCTCTTCGAGGGCGGCCAGGGCACGCTGCTGGACATCGATCACGGCACGTACCCCTTCGTGACGTCGTCGAACCCGACCGCGGGCGGCGCCTGCACGGGCTCCGGCGTGGGTCCGACGAAGATCAGCCGGGTCATCGGCATCCTCAAGGCGTACACGACCCGGGTCGGCGCGGGCCCGTTCCCGACGGAGCTCTTCGACGAGGACGGCGAGGCGCTGCGCCGCATCGGCCACGAGCGCGGTGTCACCACCGGCCGTGACCGTCGCTGCGGCTGGTTCGACGCGGTCATCGCCCGGTACGCGACACGCGTCAACGGCCTGACGGACTTCTTCCTCACCAAGCTCGACGTCCTCACCGGCTGGGAGCAGATCCCGGTCTGCGTGGCGTACGAGATCGACGGCAAGCGCGTCGAGGAACTTCCGTACTCGCAGACGGACTTCCACCACGCGAAGCCGGTCTACGAGATGCTGCCGGGCTGGTCCGAGGACATCACCAAGGCCAAGACCTTCGCCGACCTGCCGAAGAACGCGCAGGACTACGTGAAGGCGCTGGAGGAGATGTCGGGCGCGCCGATCTCCGCGATCGGCGTCGGCCCCGGCCGGACCGAGACGATCGAGATCAACTCGTTCCTCAAGTAG
- a CDS encoding aspartate aminotransferase family protein → MTPQPNPQAGAAVKAADRAHVFHSWSAQELIDPLAVAGAEGAYFWDYDGKRYLDFTSGLVFTNIGYQHPKVVAAIQEQAGKMTTFAPAFAVEARSEAARLIAERTPGDLDKIFFTNGGAEAVENATRMAKLHTGRPKVLSAYRSYHGATAAAINLTGDPRRWPNDSGTAGVVRFWAPFLYRSPFHAETEQQECERALQHLADTIAFEGPATIAAIILETIPGTAGIMIPPPGYLEGVRALCDEYGIVFVLDEVMAGFGRTGHWFAADHSGVVPDLMTFAKGVNSGYVPLGGVAISEAVAETFARRPYPGGLTYSGHPLACAAAVATLNVMEEEGVVEHAARIGENVLGPGLRELAERHPSVGEVRGTGVFWALELVRDKETREPLVPYNPAGEANAPMAAFGAAAKAHGLWPFINMNRTHVVPPCNITEAEAKEGLAALDAALSVADEHTV, encoded by the coding sequence ATGACCCCTCAGCCCAATCCCCAGGCCGGCGCCGCCGTGAAGGCCGCGGACCGTGCGCACGTGTTCCACTCCTGGTCAGCGCAGGAGCTCATCGACCCGCTCGCCGTCGCCGGTGCGGAGGGGGCCTACTTCTGGGACTACGACGGCAAGCGGTACCTGGACTTCACCAGCGGGCTCGTCTTCACGAACATCGGGTACCAGCACCCGAAGGTCGTCGCCGCGATCCAGGAGCAGGCCGGGAAGATGACCACCTTCGCGCCCGCCTTCGCCGTCGAGGCACGGTCGGAGGCGGCACGGCTGATCGCCGAGCGGACACCGGGCGACCTGGACAAGATCTTCTTCACCAACGGCGGGGCCGAGGCCGTCGAGAACGCCACCCGGATGGCCAAGCTGCACACCGGCCGCCCGAAGGTGCTGAGCGCCTACCGCTCGTACCACGGGGCCACCGCCGCCGCGATCAACCTCACCGGCGACCCGCGCCGCTGGCCGAACGACAGCGGCACGGCCGGGGTGGTGCGCTTCTGGGCGCCCTTCCTCTACCGCTCCCCCTTCCACGCCGAGACCGAGCAGCAGGAGTGCGAGCGCGCGCTCCAGCACCTGGCCGACACCATCGCCTTCGAGGGACCGGCCACCATCGCCGCGATCATCCTGGAGACGATTCCGGGCACGGCGGGGATCATGATCCCGCCCCCGGGCTACCTGGAGGGCGTCCGCGCGCTCTGCGACGAGTACGGCATCGTCTTCGTCCTGGACGAGGTCATGGCCGGCTTCGGGCGGACGGGCCACTGGTTCGCCGCCGACCACTCCGGCGTGGTCCCGGACCTGATGACCTTCGCGAAGGGCGTGAACTCGGGATACGTGCCGCTCGGCGGTGTCGCCATCTCCGAGGCCGTCGCCGAGACCTTCGCGCGCCGCCCCTACCCCGGCGGACTCACCTACTCCGGGCACCCCCTCGCCTGCGCCGCCGCCGTCGCGACCCTGAACGTGATGGAGGAGGAGGGCGTCGTCGAGCACGCCGCCCGGATCGGCGAGAACGTCCTCGGCCCCGGGCTGCGCGAGCTCGCGGAGCGCCACCCGAGCGTCGGCGAGGTGCGCGGCACCGGTGTCTTCTGGGCCCTTGAACTCGTACGGGACAAGGAGACCCGCGAACCCCTCGTCCCCTACAACCCGGCGGGCGAGGCGAACGCCCCCATGGCGGCCTTCGGCGCGGCGGCCAAGGCCCACGGCCTGTGGCCCTTCATCAACATGAACCGCACCCACGTCGTGCCGCCCTGCAACATCACGGAGGCGGAGGCCAAGGAGGGTCTGGCCGCACTCGACGCGGCCCTCTCCGTGGCGGACGAGCACACCGTCTAG
- a CDS encoding MarR family winged helix-turn-helix transcriptional regulator — protein sequence MSGTDEAVRRRQDLFSRSALSVFRLNGQFLAVAEELAGPAGLTAARWQVLGAVLREPLPVSGIARSMGITRQSVQRIADLLVEGGLAEYVPNPAHRRAKLLRPTEEGLAAVRRIDPGHAAFADRLTHALGEAGLAETVRVLERLVAAMETATEAAAHPPSAVTEP from the coding sequence GTGAGTGGGACGGACGAGGCGGTAAGGCGACGCCAGGACCTGTTCAGCCGGAGCGCGCTCTCCGTCTTCCGGCTGAACGGCCAGTTCCTGGCAGTGGCCGAGGAACTGGCCGGCCCCGCCGGACTCACCGCCGCCCGGTGGCAGGTGCTCGGCGCCGTCCTGCGGGAGCCCCTGCCCGTCTCCGGGATCGCCCGGTCCATGGGCATCACCCGGCAGAGCGTGCAGCGGATCGCCGACCTGCTGGTGGAGGGCGGGCTCGCCGAGTACGTACCCAATCCCGCCCACCGCCGTGCCAAGCTGCTCCGGCCGACCGAGGAGGGCCTCGCCGCCGTGCGGAGGATCGACCCCGGGCACGCGGCCTTCGCGGACCGTCTCACCCACGCCCTCGGCGAGGCGGGACTGGCCGAAACCGTACGGGTGCTGGAGCGGCTGGTCGCAGCGATGGAGACGGCCACCGAAGCGGCCGCTCACCCGCCCTCCGCTGTTACGGAACCGTAG
- a CDS encoding cytochrome P450, producing MAATDIPPAFDPWDQAFVADPYPAYAELRAQGRVHYYEPTDQWLVPHHADVSALLRDRRLGRTYQHRFTHEDFGRTAPPAEHEPFHVLNDHGMLDLEPPDHTRIRRLVSKAFTPRTVERLRPYVERLASELVGQLVAAGGGDLLTDVAEPLPVAVIAEMLGIPESQRAQLRPWSADICGMYELSPSQDTAAKAVRASVEFTEFLQELIAVRRKEPGDDLISGLIEAYDEGDRLTEQEMISTCVLLLNAGHEATVNATVNGWWALFRHPRQLAALRADRGLVGTAVEELMRYDTPLQLFERWVLDEIEVDGTVIPRGSEVALLFGSANHDPAVFDRPEELDLSRAAAENPHISFSAGIHYCIGAPLARLELAASMGALLEQAPSLRLAAEPRQKPNFVIRGLEGLRVEV from the coding sequence ATGGCAGCTACCGATATCCCGCCGGCGTTCGACCCCTGGGACCAGGCCTTCGTGGCCGACCCCTACCCCGCGTACGCCGAGCTGCGTGCCCAGGGCCGGGTCCACTACTACGAGCCCACCGACCAGTGGCTGGTGCCGCACCACGCGGACGTGTCGGCGTTGCTGCGGGACCGGCGGCTGGGGCGGACGTACCAGCACCGTTTCACGCACGAGGACTTCGGGCGGACGGCGCCACCGGCCGAGCACGAGCCGTTCCACGTGCTGAACGACCACGGGATGCTCGACCTGGAGCCGCCGGACCACACCCGGATCAGGCGGCTGGTGTCGAAGGCGTTCACCCCGCGGACGGTCGAGCGGCTGCGGCCCTACGTGGAGCGGCTGGCGTCCGAGCTGGTCGGTCAGCTGGTCGCGGCGGGCGGGGGTGATCTCCTGACGGACGTCGCCGAGCCGCTTCCGGTGGCGGTGATCGCGGAGATGCTGGGCATTCCCGAGTCGCAGCGGGCGCAGTTGAGGCCCTGGTCGGCGGACATCTGCGGGATGTACGAGCTGAGTCCGTCGCAGGACACGGCGGCGAAGGCGGTGCGGGCGTCGGTCGAGTTCACCGAGTTCCTGCAGGAGCTGATCGCCGTACGGCGCAAGGAGCCCGGCGACGACCTGATCTCGGGGCTGATCGAGGCGTACGACGAGGGGGACCGGCTCACCGAGCAGGAGATGATCTCGACGTGCGTGCTCCTGCTGAACGCGGGGCACGAGGCGACGGTGAACGCCACGGTGAACGGATGGTGGGCGCTGTTCCGGCATCCGCGACAGCTGGCGGCGCTGCGCGCGGACCGGGGGCTGGTGGGTACGGCGGTGGAGGAACTGATGCGGTACGACACCCCGTTGCAGCTCTTCGAGCGGTGGGTGCTGGACGAGATCGAGGTCGACGGGACGGTGATTCCGCGGGGGAGCGAGGTGGCGCTGCTCTTCGGGTCCGCCAACCACGACCCTGCGGTCTTCGACCGGCCGGAGGAGCTCGATCTGTCGCGTGCCGCCGCCGAGAACCCGCACATCTCGTTCAGCGCGGGGATCCACTACTGCATCGGTGCGCCGCTCGCGCGTCTCGAACTCGCCGCGTCCATGGGGGCGTTGTTGGAACAGGCCCCTTCGCTTCGGCTCGCGGCCGAGCCTCGGCAGAAGCCGAACTTCGTGATTCGGGGGTTGGAGGGGCTGCGGGTCGAGGTGTGA
- a CDS encoding serine/threonine-protein kinase: MEKLGSADPHRIGAYRLLARLGAGGMGQVYLARSDRGRTVAVKLVRRELAEQEEFRARFRQEVQAARRVGGYWTAPVLDADTEAAIPWVATGYVAGPSLQEVVGHDHGALPERSVRILAAGLAHALKDIHAAGLIHRDLKPSNVLVTIDGPRVIDFGIARALETVTDGGLTRTGALVGSPGFMAPEQVRGDRITPACDVFCLGSVLSYAATGDLPFGAANSGVHALMFRIAQEEPDLEGVPEGIADLVRRCLRKDPAARPTLDYVLERTGAEDTVSDGRSRDPWLPGMLVAQLGRHAVRLLDAEDPEERASARPAPEGETGRADGDGPTAPSGDAGSKGGEAEKPPQPPATAPPSAPPSTPAPAPPLPPPPTTPPRATPPPGPAPAPEASPEHAPTPDGSSPPQPGTPAADPFGHLPTMTTSLPGTPPPTGPPPGPPGHAPAPGPVHPAYAYPQQHPPPSGYGYPLQPQPGAWSGGPAYVPPAGATPPYGPTPPYGPGAAPQPEPPRRGGRSTAVLIVVALVVALGAGASVYALMKGGGDGRADGGSSPTPTGAPTTPGPSGQDASAQPSASPEETPADGAIPAGFLGTWTASIDNDTGHNTRRLTIQQGEVGDTVLSLTADGPAGSGTYHCVFRAELAEAPSAGGPLQIGPSEVTVGEPATSCSPGTATELTLLPDGRLRRVNTSSGDELTYTKQ, from the coding sequence ATGGAGAAGCTCGGATCTGCGGATCCGCACCGGATCGGCGCGTACCGGCTGCTGGCACGGCTGGGTGCGGGCGGTATGGGCCAGGTGTATCTGGCGCGTTCCGACCGGGGGCGGACGGTCGCGGTCAAGCTCGTCCGCAGGGAGCTCGCCGAGCAGGAGGAGTTCCGCGCACGCTTCCGCCAGGAGGTGCAGGCCGCCCGCCGTGTGGGCGGGTACTGGACGGCGCCGGTGCTCGACGCGGACACCGAGGCCGCGATCCCGTGGGTCGCCACGGGCTATGTGGCCGGGCCCTCGCTCCAGGAGGTCGTGGGCCACGACCACGGCGCGCTCCCGGAGCGTTCCGTAAGGATCCTCGCGGCCGGCCTCGCGCACGCGCTGAAGGACATCCACGCGGCCGGACTGATCCACCGCGACCTCAAACCGTCGAACGTCCTCGTCACGATCGACGGCCCGCGCGTCATCGACTTCGGCATCGCCCGCGCCCTGGAGACGGTCACCGACGGCGGCCTCACCCGTACCGGGGCGCTCGTCGGCTCACCCGGTTTCATGGCCCCCGAGCAGGTCCGCGGCGACCGGATCACGCCCGCCTGCGACGTCTTCTGCCTCGGCTCGGTCCTGTCGTACGCGGCCACGGGCGACCTTCCGTTCGGCGCGGCCAACAGCGGGGTGCACGCCCTGATGTTCCGCATCGCCCAGGAGGAGCCGGACCTGGAGGGCGTGCCGGAGGGCATCGCCGATCTCGTCCGCCGGTGCCTGCGCAAGGACCCGGCCGCCCGCCCGACGCTCGACTACGTCCTGGAGCGCACGGGAGCGGAGGACACGGTCTCGGACGGACGCAGCCGGGACCCCTGGCTGCCGGGGATGCTGGTCGCCCAACTGGGCCGTCACGCGGTGCGGTTGCTCGACGCGGAGGACCCGGAGGAGCGGGCTTCGGCCCGTCCGGCGCCGGAGGGCGAGACCGGCCGGGCCGACGGCGACGGTCCGACGGCACCCTCCGGGGACGCCGGGAGCAAGGGCGGCGAGGCCGAGAAGCCCCCGCAGCCCCCGGCCACCGCACCCCCTTCCGCACCCCCTTCCACTCCCGCCCCGGCGCCCCCGCTGCCGCCCCCGCCCACGACCCCTCCCCGTGCCACACCCCCTCCCGGCCCCGCTCCGGCACCCGAGGCCTCCCCGGAACACGCCCCCACCCCCGACGGATCCTCGCCGCCTCAGCCGGGGACCCCGGCGGCCGACCCCTTCGGCCACCTCCCCACGATGACCACGAGTCTGCCCGGGACACCCCCGCCGACAGGCCCGCCCCCCGGGCCTCCCGGGCACGCCCCCGCCCCGGGCCCGGTCCACCCGGCCTACGCGTACCCCCAGCAGCACCCCCCGCCCTCCGGCTACGGCTACCCGCTCCAGCCGCAGCCCGGCGCCTGGTCGGGGGGCCCCGCATACGTGCCCCCCGCGGGAGCGACCCCTCCCTACGGCCCCACACCCCCGTACGGTCCGGGGGCCGCACCGCAGCCGGAGCCTCCGCGAAGGGGCGGGCGGTCCACCGCCGTCCTGATCGTCGTGGCGCTGGTCGTCGCACTCGGCGCGGGTGCTTCCGTGTACGCCCTCATGAAGGGCGGCGGGGACGGCCGGGCCGACGGAGGCTCCAGCCCCACCCCGACGGGCGCGCCCACCACCCCGGGGCCGTCCGGTCAGGACGCCTCGGCACAGCCGTCCGCCTCACCGGAGGAGACGCCGGCGGACGGCGCGATCCCGGCCGGGTTCCTCGGCACCTGGACGGCGTCCATCGACAACGACACGGGCCACAACACCCGCAGGCTCACCATCCAGCAGGGCGAGGTGGGGGACACGGTCCTCTCGCTCACGGCGGACGGGCCCGCGGGCAGCGGTACGTACCACTGCGTGTTCCGGGCGGAGCTCGCCGAGGCCCCGAGTGCCGGCGGCCCCCTGCAGATCGGCCCGTCCGAGGTCACCGTCGGCGAACCGGCCACGTCCTGCTCGCCGGGCACGGCAACGGAGTTGACCCTCCTGCCGGACGGCCGGCTGCGCCGCGTGAACACGAGCAGCGGCGACGAGCTGACGTACACGAAGCAGTAG